The DNA window CACCGCCCGCTCATCTCCCACGGCGACGGGCGCTGCGGGGTCGGACATCAAATCCCGGGTTGAGGTCAAAAACCTCTAACTGCCGCGACAGGCAGGACAGCGACACCAGCGCCCCAGGCGCTCAAGCTTCCTGACCTGTTCCAGAGACATTCGGCGTCGATCTCATCGGTCGATTGGCGCCTAACTGAAGGAATAAAACCATGGAAGTCATTCTTCTCGAACGCGTTTCCCGACTCGGCCAGATGGGCGACACCGTCAAGGTCAAGGACGGCTTTGCCCGTAACTTCCTGCTGCCGCAGGGCAAGGCGCTGCGCGCCAACGAAGCCAACAAGAAGAAGTTCGAAGGCCAGCGTGCCCAGCTCGAAGCCCGCAACCTCGAGCGCAAGTCGGAAGCGGCCCAAGTCGCCGAAAAGCTCGACGGCAAGAGCTTCATCGCCGTGCGTTCGGCTGGTGAAACCGGCCAGCTCTATGGTTCGGTGTCGACGCGCGACATCGCGGACCTGCTGACGGCGGAAGGTTTTTCGATCAACCGCAACCAGATCCTGCTCAACCAGCCGATCAAGACCATCGGCGTCACCAATGTGGCGATCGCGCTGCATCCGGAAGTCGAGGTCACCGTCACGCTCAACATCGCCCGCACGGCCGACGAAGCCGAGCGCCAGGCCAAGGGCGAGACGCTGACCACCGCCGAAGCCATCTATGGCGACGACATCAACGACAATGCCCGGCCGGAAAACTTCTTCGACCCGAACACCGAGTTCGAGGGCGGCGAAGACAACGCCTGATCATACGTCGCAAGGCGATTGGAGCCGTGCTCTGATCACGGTTGGAGCGGTGCTCTGATCTCGATTGAAGCGTTGCTTCGATCACTTTGCCGGCATCCAGCCATACTGGACCAACGCCCGGGCCTCGCGCCCGGGCTTTTTTATGCCAAATGGAACTTTTCGAACCCCCATATATTGTTGCAGACTACAGCGTCGCGCGTCCTTTGGCCGCGCAAATGACGCTGTGCAACTTTGGTTCGGCGCAGGATCCCCGATGAAAATCGATTCCGATTTTCGGGTCACGCGCCAAGACAGCCTGTCTGGCCGAGAGGGGACATTTGGTCATGAATATTCTGTTGAAGCGCGTTCTCGACCGCCTGGTGCGCACCGGCAATCTCAAGGTAACCGGCCCCAAGGGCATGACAGTGGTTTTCGGCGACGGCAGCGGCGAACCGGTGCACATGCACATCAAGACCGCGCATGCCGAGCGCGCCATCACCTTCGATCCGATGCTGGCTGTGCCTGAAGCCTACATGGACGGCGAGCTCGACATTCTCGAAGGCGGCGTGCTGGGCGTAATGCGCATCGCCTTCCAGAACATGGGCAGCGGCGGCATCGACGCGACCTGGTCGAAAGCCATCGAAGGCCTGCGCCACGCCTTCCGCCGCCTGCAGCAGATCAACACCGCCTCGCGCTCGCGCCGCAACGTGCAGCGCCACTACGATCTGTCGGGTGATCTCTACCGGCTCTTCCTCGACGAGGACATGCAGTATTCCTGCGCCTATTTCGAGCAGCCGGACATGACGCTCGACGAAGCACAGGCGGCCAAGAAGCGCCACATCGCCGCCAAGCTCCGACTGAAGGCCGGCCAGACGGTGCTCGACATCGGCTCCGGCTGGGGCGGGCTCGGCCTCTACCTCGCCAAGGCGTTCGACGTCGACGTGCAGGGCGTCACGCTGTCGACCGAGCAGCATGGCGTCGCCACCGACCGGGCGCACGCGCAAGGGCTGGAAAGCCGCGTGCATTTCGAGCTCAAGGACTACCGCGAACTCAACGAGCGTTTCGACCGTATCGTCTCGGTCGGCATGTTCGAGCATGTCGGCGTCAACCATTACCGCACCTTCTTCGACAAGAGCGCGACGCTGCTCAAGCCGGATGGCGTCATGCTGTTGCACACGATCGGCCGTTCCGGCGTGCCGTGGGCAACCAGCGCCTTCATCCGCAAATACATCTTCCCGGGCGGCTACATCCCCGCGCTCTCGGAAGTCATGCCAGCGATCGAGAAATCGGGCCTGGTCGTCACCGACGTCGAGATCCTGCGGCTCCACTATGCCGATACGCTGAAGCACTGGGGCGAGCGCTTCGCCGCCAACCGCGACAAGGCCAAGGCGATCTATGACGAGCGCTTCTGCCGCATGTGGGAGTTTTACCTGGCTGCCTCGGAAGCCGCCTTTCGCTGGCAGGACCTGGTGATCTTCCAGATCCAGATCGCCAAGAAGAACGACACGCTGCCGATGACACGCGACTACATGGCCAAGTGCGAAAAGGCGCTCGAGATGCGCGATATGGGGCATCGTGAAACGGCCCCCGTCAAAAAGAGCCCTGCCGCCAAGCCGGCTCGCCGCCGCAAGGTTGCGGACCAGGAATAGCATTGCCACTTGCCATTGCCGGCCCCTGCACTGAAAAAGGTCCCGTGATCGCCACGGGACCTTTTTCATGACCTATATGCTTTATGCCGCTGCCGCCCTGGCCGAGATCGCCGGCTGCTTCTCGTTTTGGGCCTGGTGGCGGCTGGAAAAGTCGCCGCTATGGCTGCTTCCCGGCCTCGCCTCGCTTGCCCTGTTCGGCTTCCTGCTGGCGCTGGTCGACACATCAGCTGCCGGCCGCGCCTACGCCGCCTATGGCGGCATCTACATTGCGGCATCGCTTGGCTGGCTGTGGCTGGTGGAGGGCGTGCGCCCCGACCGCTGGGACTTTGCCGGCGCCGCGCTGTGCATTGCCGGCGCTTCGGTGATCCTTCTCGTCCCGCGGGGCGCGTGAGATGGAACTGCCGGCACCCCTTCGTCAAGGTGTAGAGCGCCTGCTCGAAAACGTTCCGCTGGCGGTACTCAAACAAGCGGCAAAAACGCTGTCCGACCGTTATCGTGCTGAGTTGCGCGACGGCCGTTTGCACATGGCCGAGGATCTGGCGGTGAAGGCCTATCTGGCGACGCGGCTGCCGGCGACCTATGCCGCGATCCGCGCCAGCCTCGACGCGCTGAGCGGCGCAGAGCCAGGCTTTCAACCCAGGAGCCTACTCGATGTCGGCGCCGGCCCTGGTACGGTGCTTTGGGCCACGACCGACCTGTGGCCGGATCTCGAACAGGCGGTGCTGCTGGAAGCGAGCGCGGCGGTGCGCAAGGTCGGCGAGACACTTGCCGCCGGCGCGATTGCCGCCGAGATCAGATGGCTGGCGGGCGATGCCACCATCGACCTCGCCGACCTCAAGCCTGCCGATCTAGTTACGTGCGCCTATGTGCTGGACGAAATTGCCCCGGCATCCCTGCCGAAGCTCATCAATCGGCTCTGGCAACTCACAGCCGACACGCTGCTGATCGTCGAGCCGGGCACCCCCGCCGGCTGGCAGCGTATCCTCGCCGTGCGCCGGCAGCTGATCGAGGCGGGCGCGCATGTGCTTGCGCCTTGCCCGCATCAAGCGCCCTGCCCGCTCGCCCAGCCCGACTGGTGCCATTTCTCCCGCCGCGTCGCCCGCTCGCGCCTGCACCGGCTGGCCAAGGACGCCGACGTGCCGTGGGAAGACGAGAAGTTCATCTATGTCGCGGCTTCTCGCGACGGACCCACATCACACCAGGCACGGGTTCTTGCGCCGCCGAAATCCGGCTCCGGCAAGGTTCTGCTCAAGCTTTGCAGGGAAGACGGCACCGCCGCCGAGCGCTTGTTCACCAAACGCGACGGCGCCGACTTCAAGCTGGCCCGACGGCTGGACTGGGGCGACAGGCTGGCTTCCGAATAAGCGGCAGTGGCGTTTCGAACCGCGCCGAAGAAAAATTTCGGAGCGATGTCGAATCCAGGCCGTGCCGTTCGACCATTGGCGTTCTCGGACCTTTCGAGACGCCAAGAGTGTCAAACGACAGCCAACAGGAGAAACGCAATGACCTACATCGCAGGATTTGTCGCCGCGGTGCCCGCCGCCAACAAGGAAGCCTATCGCAGGCATGTCGCCAAGGCGGCATCGGTGCTGAAGGAGTTCGGCACGACCCGCATGGTCGAAGGATGGGGCGACGACGTGCCCGGCGGCAAGATCACCGACTTCAAGGGAGCCGTGAAGGCAAAGCCGGATGAAGTCATCACCTTTTCGTGGCACGAATACGCGGACAAGGCGGCGGCGGACGCGGCCTATCAGACGATGATGAGCGACCCGCGCATGGCGGAGATCGGCGCGTCCATGCCCTTTGATGGCAAGCGCATGATCATCGGCGGCTTCACGCCGTTCATCGACCTGAACACGACCGGCAAGACCGGCTATATCGACGGCTCGCTGGTGCCGGTGCCGGCTGCCAACAGGCAAGCCTACCTTGCCGTGGCGGCGAAGCAGGCCGCGGTGATCAAGGAACATGGCGCAACCCGCGTCGTCGAAGCGTGGGGCGATGATGTTCCCGACGGCGAGGTCACCGATTACCGTGGCGCCGTGAAAGCGACGGGCGACGAGGTTGTCGTCTATGCCTGGATCGAATGGCCGTCGAAACAGGCGCGCGACGACGCCTGGAAGAAGGTGATTGCCGATCCGCGCATGTATGCCGACACCATGCCCTACGACAACCAGCGCCGGATCCATGGCGGCTTCGCGCCGATCCTCGACGCCTGATCCCAAGAACCCTAGTTTCGACAATCCTGGAAAAGGAAATCCACCATGCGTTATGCCTGTCTCATCTACTACCACCCCAAGACGTTGTTCGGCGGCAGCCCGGAGGCCAATGCCGCGCTTGCCGAATGCGCCGGATATGACGAGGTGCTCAAGGCCAGCGGCCACTTCGTCACCGCCGAGGCCCTGGTGTTGCCCGAAGAGGCGATGACCGTGCAGGTCCGCGACGGCAAGATGTCGTCGGTCGACGGCCCGTTCATGGAGACCAAGGAGATACTGGGCGGCATCATCGTCATCGAGGCCCGCGACCTCAACGAGGCGGTGCGGGTGGCGAGCGGCCATCCGCTGGCAACGATCGGCTTCGTCGAAGTCCGCCCGGTCGTCGACTTCAGCCAGCCGCCGCCGGTCCTGTGAGCACCACCAGCCCGCGCGACGCCCTGGGGGCGGTCTACCGCACCGAGGCGCGGCGCGTGCTGGCGACCTTGATCCGCCTGCTCGGCGGTTTCGACGCGGCGGAGGAGGCCTTGCACGAGGCCTTCACTGCTGCCGCCGAACAATGGCCGCGCCAGGGTGTGCCGGCCAATCCCTATTCCTGGCTGGTCTCGGCCGGCCGCTTCAGGACCATCGACCGCTGGCGCCGGGAAGCGCGGCTGACCGGAGCCCTGCCCGAGCTCACGGCCCTGGCCGAGCCGATACCGGAGCCGGCCATGCCGGAAGACATCCAGGACGATGAATTGCGGCTCATTTTCGTCTGCTGCCACCCGGCGCTGGCGCCGGACGCACGCATAGCCCTGACCCTGCGCGAAGTGGGTGGTTTGACCACCGAAGAGATCGCCCGCGCCTATCTGACACCGGCACCGACCATTGCGCAGCGCATCGTGCGGGCCAAGGCGAAGATCCGGGACGAGGCCATTCCCTACGAAGTGCCCGACCGCGGCGACCTGCCGGCGCGTCTCGATAGCGCGCTGCAGGTGATCTACCTGATCTTCAACGAGGGTTACGCCGCAACCGAGGGACCGAACCTGACGCGGGCCGATCTCTGCGCCGAGGCGATCCGGCTCGGCCGGCTGATGATCGAGCTGCTCGACCAGTCGGAAGCGCAAGGGCTGCTTGCCCTGATGCTGCTGCACGAGGCGCGGCGCGCGACGCGGGTCGATGCCAGCGGCGATCTCGTGCTGCTGGAAGACCAGGACCGCACGCTGTGGGACCGTGTGCTGATCGCCGAGGCCGACGGCCTGATCGGCCAGGCGATCGCCTCGCGCCGCATCGGACCTTATATCCTGCAGGCAGCCATTGCTTCCGTTCACGCCGAGGCGGCCGGCACGACTGAGACCGACTGGGCGCAGATCGTCGCGCTCTACGATGTGCTCGACCGCATCGCTCCCTCGCCAGTCGTGGCACTCAACCGCGCCGCGGCCATAGGCATGCGCGACGGCCCGCAGGCCGGACTGGCGGCAATCGAGACGGTCATGGGACAGGGCGGGCTGGACGGCTACCATCTGGCTTATGCCGCACGGGCGGACATGCAGCGCAGGCTTGGCTTGACCGAAGCGGCAAAGACCTCCTACCGGCGGGCGCTTGAGCTGACCCGGCAACCGGCGGAACGCCGGTTCCTGCAAGCGCGGCTCGATCAGCTCTAGGCTCGCGTTGAACCAGAAGCAGGAGCAGCCGATCCATGCTGGCAGATAGACACGGGGCCGAGTATTCTTCCCATATGGAACAGGGTTCCCCACCAACTTTATATCTTCTTTGCGGAAAGATTGCTGCGGGGAAGTCGACGCTTGCAAGGCATATTGCAGCGCGGCCGGCGACCTTGCTCATCAGCGAAGATCACTGGACGTCACATCTGTTTTCAGATGAGTTGAGGACAATCGACGATTACGACCGTCTTTCGGCGCGGCTTCGCGCTGCCATGGGGCCGCACATTGTCGATATTTTACAACAGGGCCTTTCTGTTGTTCTGGATTTCCCGGCGAACACTGTCAGCCATCGCAACTGGATGCGTTCGCTAATTGCCCGGGCCGATGTGACCCACGAGCTACATCTGCTCGATGTACCCGACACAGTCTGCAGGCAACGGCTTCGTCACCGAAATGCAGGTGGCGAACACCCGTTCCAAGTAAGCGAAGCGGACTACGATCTGTTCACAAGCTATTTCGTCCCTCCGGAACCCGACGAAGGCTTCAACATCGTTGTCCACACATCCTGACCGAACAATCGAGTGCGGCCATGGATTCAAAAGCCTATCAGGTTGATGGGACCGAATGGCAGGGAATCTAGATCTACCACACCAGCCGATTGTTCTTGCTTCGTTCCAGGCAGTCGCGTAGAATTAGTGCCTTGCCGAGTCAACCGGAATCGGGGCACGGGAATACTGTTCTGTGGACGGTTTTCTGTTCCTGTGAATCGTGGGCATCAAAGCTGATTGGACAGGCACTGGTGCAGATAAGTCATCACTGACTTATCACGTTCTGATATCGAGAAGCCGGATCGGAATCGGGGACATCATGGCAGAGGCAGCGCGAAAATTCGGCGTCGCGGAAACACCGCTTTATCGTGAAGCGCCAAACAACATCGAGGCGGAGCAGGCGCTGCTCGGCGCCATCCTCGTCAACAACGATGCCTTCTACCGCGTCTCGGACTTCCTCAAGGCCAGTCATTTCTACGAGCCGCTGCACCGCAAGATCTTTGAGGTGGCGTCCGAGTTCATCCGCATGGGCAAGGTCGCGACGCCGATCACGCTAAAGACCTTCCTGCCGGCCGACGAGAAGGTCGGCGACATGACGATGGCGCAATATGTCGTGCGGCTGGCCGTGGAAGCCGTTACCGTCGTCAACGCCACCGATTATGGCCGCGCTATCTACGATCTTGCGACGCGCCGCGCGCTGATCACCGTCGGCGAGGACATGGTCAACATCGCCTATGACGCGCCGGTCGACATGGCGCCCGGCGAGCAGATCGAGGATGCCGAGCGGCGGCTGTTCGAACTGGCCGAAAACGGTCGCTACGATGGCGGTTTCGAAAGTTTTTCCGATGCGTTGAAGAACGCCGTCGACATGGCCAGCGCGGCCTATATGCGCGATGGCCACCTGTCCGGCATTGCCACCGGCCTGCGCGATCTCGACCACCGCATGGGCGGCCTGCAGCCATCGGATTTGATCATCATTGCCGGCCGCCCGGGCATGGGCAAGACCTCGCTTGCCACCAACATCGCCTACAACATCGCGGCCGCCTATGAGCCTGCCCAGCAGGCCGACGGCTCCGTCAAGGCGGCCAATGGCGGCGTCGTCGGCTTCTTCTCGCTCGAAATGTCGTCGGAGCAGCTGGCCACCCGCATCATTTCCGAGCAGACCGAGATCCCATCCTCGAAAATCAGGCGTGGCGACCTGACCGAAGCCGATTTCGGCAAGCTCGTCGCGTACACGCAGGAGAACCACAAGCGGCCGCTCTACATCGACCAGACGGGCGGCATCTCGATTGCCCAACTCGCGGCTCGCGCCCGCCGCCTCAAGCGCCAGCGCGGGCTGGATCTGATGGTCATCGACTATATCCAGCTCATGCAGGGTTCGTCCGCCAAGGCGTCGCAGAATCGCGTCCAGGAAATCACCGAGATCACCACCGGACTGAAGGCACTCGGCAAGGAACTCGGCGTGCCGATCATCGCCCTCTCGCAG is part of the Mesorhizobium loti genome and encodes:
- a CDS encoding YnfA family protein, whose protein sequence is MTYMLYAAAALAEIAGCFSFWAWWRLEKSPLWLLPGLASLALFGFLLALVDTSAAGRAYAAYGGIYIAASLGWLWLVEGVRPDRWDFAGAALCIAGASVILLVPRGA
- a CDS encoding class I SAM-dependent methyltransferase, which codes for MNILLKRVLDRLVRTGNLKVTGPKGMTVVFGDGSGEPVHMHIKTAHAERAITFDPMLAVPEAYMDGELDILEGGVLGVMRIAFQNMGSGGIDATWSKAIEGLRHAFRRLQQINTASRSRRNVQRHYDLSGDLYRLFLDEDMQYSCAYFEQPDMTLDEAQAAKKRHIAAKLRLKAGQTVLDIGSGWGGLGLYLAKAFDVDVQGVTLSTEQHGVATDRAHAQGLESRVHFELKDYRELNERFDRIVSVGMFEHVGVNHYRTFFDKSATLLKPDGVMLLHTIGRSGVPWATSAFIRKYIFPGGYIPALSEVMPAIEKSGLVVTDVEILRLHYADTLKHWGERFAANRDKAKAIYDERFCRMWEFYLAASEAAFRWQDLVIFQIQIAKKNDTLPMTRDYMAKCEKALEMRDMGHRETAPVKKSPAAKPARRRKVADQE
- a CDS encoding replicative DNA helicase, which translates into the protein MAEAARKFGVAETPLYREAPNNIEAEQALLGAILVNNDAFYRVSDFLKASHFYEPLHRKIFEVASEFIRMGKVATPITLKTFLPADEKVGDMTMAQYVVRLAVEAVTVVNATDYGRAIYDLATRRALITVGEDMVNIAYDAPVDMAPGEQIEDAERRLFELAENGRYDGGFESFSDALKNAVDMASAAYMRDGHLSGIATGLRDLDHRMGGLQPSDLIIIAGRPGMGKTSLATNIAYNIAAAYEPAQQADGSVKAANGGVVGFFSLEMSSEQLATRIISEQTEIPSSKIRRGDLTEADFGKLVAYTQENHKRPLYIDQTGGISIAQLAARARRLKRQRGLDLMVIDYIQLMQGSSAKASQNRVQEITEITTGLKALGKELGVPIIALSQLSRQVESRDDKHPQLSDLRESGSIEQDADVVLFVYREEYYIKNKEPEKGTPEHLAWETKMVEVQGKAEVIIAKQRHGPTGTVSLAFQGEFTRFSDLAEEHHLPERFE
- a CDS encoding methyltransferase type 11, encoding MELPAPLRQGVERLLENVPLAVLKQAAKTLSDRYRAELRDGRLHMAEDLAVKAYLATRLPATYAAIRASLDALSGAEPGFQPRSLLDVGAGPGTVLWATTDLWPDLEQAVLLEASAAVRKVGETLAAGAIAAEIRWLAGDATIDLADLKPADLVTCAYVLDEIAPASLPKLINRLWQLTADTLLIVEPGTPAGWQRILAVRRQLIEAGAHVLAPCPHQAPCPLAQPDWCHFSRRVARSRLHRLAKDADVPWEDEKFIYVAASRDGPTSHQARVLAPPKSGSGKVLLKLCREDGTAAERLFTKRDGADFKLARRLDWGDRLASE
- a CDS encoding YciI family protein, with the translated sequence MRYACLIYYHPKTLFGGSPEANAALAECAGYDEVLKASGHFVTAEALVLPEEAMTVQVRDGKMSSVDGPFMETKEILGGIIVIEARDLNEAVRVASGHPLATIGFVEVRPVVDFSQPPPVL
- a CDS encoding ATP-binding protein, whose amino-acid sequence is MEQGSPPTLYLLCGKIAAGKSTLARHIAARPATLLISEDHWTSHLFSDELRTIDDYDRLSARLRAAMGPHIVDILQQGLSVVLDFPANTVSHRNWMRSLIARADVTHELHLLDVPDTVCRQRLRHRNAGGEHPFQVSEADYDLFTSYFVPPEPDEGFNIVVHTS
- the rplI gene encoding 50S ribosomal protein L9 — protein: MEVILLERVSRLGQMGDTVKVKDGFARNFLLPQGKALRANEANKKKFEGQRAQLEARNLERKSEAAQVAEKLDGKSFIAVRSAGETGQLYGSVSTRDIADLLTAEGFSINRNQILLNQPIKTIGVTNVAIALHPEVEVTVTLNIARTADEAERQAKGETLTTAEAIYGDDINDNARPENFFDPNTEFEGGEDNA
- a CDS encoding DUF1428 domain-containing protein — protein: MTYIAGFVAAVPAANKEAYRRHVAKAASVLKEFGTTRMVEGWGDDVPGGKITDFKGAVKAKPDEVITFSWHEYADKAAADAAYQTMMSDPRMAEIGASMPFDGKRMIIGGFTPFIDLNTTGKTGYIDGSLVPVPAANRQAYLAVAAKQAAVIKEHGATRVVEAWGDDVPDGEVTDYRGAVKATGDEVVVYAWIEWPSKQARDDAWKKVIADPRMYADTMPYDNQRRIHGGFAPILDA
- a CDS encoding RNA polymerase sigma factor; its protein translation is MSTTSPRDALGAVYRTEARRVLATLIRLLGGFDAAEEALHEAFTAAAEQWPRQGVPANPYSWLVSAGRFRTIDRWRREARLTGALPELTALAEPIPEPAMPEDIQDDELRLIFVCCHPALAPDARIALTLREVGGLTTEEIARAYLTPAPTIAQRIVRAKAKIRDEAIPYEVPDRGDLPARLDSALQVIYLIFNEGYAATEGPNLTRADLCAEAIRLGRLMIELLDQSEAQGLLALMLLHEARRATRVDASGDLVLLEDQDRTLWDRVLIAEADGLIGQAIASRRIGPYILQAAIASVHAEAAGTTETDWAQIVALYDVLDRIAPSPVVALNRAAAIGMRDGPQAGLAAIETVMGQGGLDGYHLAYAARADMQRRLGLTEAAKTSYRRALELTRQPAERRFLQARLDQL